From a region of the Pseudoxanthomonas sp. X-1 genome:
- a CDS encoding tRNA-binding protein: MSDVPAADAAPITWADFEKVLLVAGTILKVEPFPEARRPAYKVWADFGPYGQRKTSAQIVSLYAPEDLVGQQIVAVLNFPEKQIGPFKSQFLLTGAYTEQGVVITTLERPVPNGARLG, from the coding sequence ATGTCCGACGTGCCCGCCGCCGATGCCGCTCCCATCACCTGGGCCGATTTCGAGAAGGTCCTGCTGGTCGCCGGCACCATTCTCAAGGTTGAGCCGTTTCCCGAGGCGCGCCGGCCGGCCTACAAGGTCTGGGCCGACTTCGGCCCCTACGGCCAGCGCAAGACCAGCGCGCAGATCGTCAGCCTGTATGCGCCCGAGGACCTGGTCGGCCAACAGATCGTGGCGGTGCTGAACTTCCCGGAGAAGCAGATCGGGCCGTTCAAGTCGCAGTTCCTGCTGACCGGCGCCTACACCGAGCAGGGCGTGGTGATCACCACGCTGGAGCGTCCCGTGCCCAACGGCGCGCGCCTGGGCTGA